Proteins encoded within one genomic window of Phototrophicus methaneseepsis:
- a CDS encoding ABC transporter permease, with translation MDISRNTENNTVAREERKKDDENVVSVGRLTWLRFKRNRLAVLGGVFLILMYLSAIFAGFIAPHDPRMVYSQYVSMRPQGLHFFDTEGNFHLVPFAYAVESAVDPATFRKTFEIVPEEKYPLQLFVHGPEYTILGIFESDIHLFGVEEPGRLFLFGTDSQGRDIFSRVWYGAQVSLSVGLVGVGLTLVFGSILGIASGYIGGVFDDVMQRIIELLMSFPQLPLWLALATLIPNNWPSDRTYFAITIVLAVLSWGSLARQTRSMVYALREADFVTAARYSNCSNWRIITRHLLPNTMGHIIVVATTSIPGMILGETSLSFLGLGIRSPLVSWGLLLSDAQHVRVLLQQPWILTPAIFVIATVIAFNFLGDGLRDAADPFAK, from the coding sequence ATGGACATCTCACGAAACACAGAGAATAACACAGTGGCGCGCGAGGAACGCAAAAAAGACGACGAAAATGTCGTTTCCGTTGGTCGCCTGACGTGGTTACGCTTTAAGCGGAATCGGCTGGCGGTTTTGGGCGGCGTCTTCCTGATCCTGATGTATCTCTCAGCGATCTTCGCCGGGTTTATCGCACCACATGATCCACGCATGGTGTACAGCCAGTATGTCTCTATGCGACCGCAAGGACTGCATTTCTTCGATACTGAAGGTAACTTCCACCTGGTTCCATTCGCTTATGCGGTTGAATCCGCCGTTGACCCGGCAACATTCCGTAAAACGTTTGAAATCGTACCGGAAGAAAAATATCCGCTTCAGTTATTCGTACATGGCCCTGAATATACAATTCTCGGTATTTTTGAATCGGATATTCACTTATTTGGCGTTGAAGAACCGGGCCGATTGTTCCTATTTGGGACGGATTCCCAGGGGCGAGATATTTTCAGCCGCGTCTGGTACGGTGCTCAGGTATCGCTATCTGTTGGCCTGGTGGGCGTTGGCCTGACGCTGGTCTTCGGCTCTATCCTCGGTATTGCCTCCGGGTACATTGGCGGCGTATTTGATGACGTCATGCAGCGCATCATTGAGCTTTTGATGTCGTTCCCCCAATTGCCGCTCTGGCTGGCCCTGGCAACGTTGATCCCGAACAACTGGCCTTCTGATCGCACGTATTTTGCGATCACGATTGTGCTGGCAGTCCTCAGCTGGGGGTCGCTTGCCCGCCAGACGCGCAGCATGGTCTATGCCCTGCGAGAAGCTGATTTTGTCACAGCGGCGCGTTATTCCAATTGCAGCAACTGGCGCATTATCACGCGTCACTTACTGCCAAATACCATGGGGCATATCATCGTCGTCGCGACAACTTCCATCCCTGGCATGATCCTGGGCGAAACATCGCTTAGCTTCCTGGGGTTGGGTATTCGTTCACCGCTGGTCAGTTGGGGCCTCCTCTTGAGCGATGCACAGCATGTGCGGGTTCTCTTGCAGCAGCCCTGGATCCTTACGCCCGCTATCTTCGTCATTGCAACCGTCATCGCTTTTAACTTCCTGGGTGATGGCTTGCGCGATGCCGCAGACCCATTTGCAAAGTAG
- a CDS encoding ABC transporter permease, producing the protein MTQYITRRLIQFIPSMILIAFVGFLIMELPPGDYVTDYIRSQSLGGNRDAAAQEAAMREQFGLDKPFLLRFVDWTVGMVQGDFGISLATGEQVSTIISSKLGATVAVSLCTFILSWGLGIVLGVYSATHQYSKADNFLTTISFVGLGLPDFLIALVFLVFAWRLNGEVLTGLQSPQYVGQSLSLELVVDVLKHIWLPVSAVVITGMAFVMRVMRGNLLDELGKNYVTALRAKGVPERTVVWKHAFRNALHPLIGALSQTLAYLINGFVITSVVLDLPTIQVTYLTATQSQDIYLAGAILTLIGFLVLVGTLVSDILLAWLDPRIRFS; encoded by the coding sequence ATGACGCAGTACATCACAAGGCGGCTGATACAGTTCATCCCATCGATGATCCTGATCGCCTTTGTCGGGTTCCTCATCATGGAACTGCCACCAGGCGATTATGTTACGGATTACATCCGTTCTCAAAGCCTGGGAGGTAACCGGGATGCTGCTGCCCAGGAAGCCGCAATGCGCGAACAATTCGGCCTCGATAAGCCCTTTTTGCTGCGCTTTGTGGATTGGACTGTTGGGATGGTGCAGGGCGATTTTGGCATCTCCCTGGCGACGGGTGAGCAAGTTAGCACGATCATTTCAAGCAAGCTTGGCGCGACTGTCGCGGTCTCACTTTGCACATTCATCCTCTCGTGGGGGCTGGGCATTGTGCTGGGCGTTTACTCAGCAACGCACCAATATTCAAAAGCTGATAATTTCTTGACGACTATTTCGTTTGTTGGGCTGGGCTTACCTGATTTCTTGATTGCTCTTGTTTTCCTTGTTTTTGCCTGGCGGCTCAATGGCGAAGTCTTAACCGGGCTTCAGTCCCCGCAGTATGTGGGGCAATCGCTATCTCTTGAACTGGTCGTCGATGTTCTAAAGCATATCTGGCTGCCCGTCAGCGCAGTCGTGATCACCGGTATGGCATTCGTGATGCGCGTCATGCGCGGCAACCTGCTGGATGAACTCGGTAAAAATTATGTGACGGCCCTGCGGGCGAAAGGCGTCCCAGAGCGGACAGTCGTCTGGAAACATGCCTTCCGCAATGCGCTGCATCCTCTGATTGGCGCGCTGAGCCAGACGCTCGCTTATTTGATCAACGGCTTTGTCATCACAAGCGTCGTGCTCGATCTCCCGACAATTCAAGTCACTTATCTGACGGCGACCCAGTCGCAGGATATCTATCTTGCGGGTGCCATCCTGACGTTGATCGGGTTCCTGGTCTTGGTAGGGACGCTCGTCTCCGACATTTTGCTGGCGTGGCTCGACCCGCGTATCCGGTTCTCGTAG
- a CDS encoding ABC transporter substrate-binding protein: protein MLKRFLTVLALCIVVGGAVVAQDMTYNEAPSLAEKVAAGELPPVAERLPESPIVIEPVEQTGEYGGTWHMLDENNNLGFTLMTTGVEGFLKWNRDASGFRPNVLESYEWNDDATVLTAHFRQGIKWSDGEPLTANDYLFWWNDLVLNENIPVDPAGGTVVNGEMMTLEKVDDYTLTFTFAAPNPLFLEGHSRGPWNSAQSIVPAHYMKQFHPDYNADVTDTTELMNRYNTDTRLHYPDMPTIGPWMVTSYVADQVATLTRNPYYWKVDTEGNQLPYIENIQVEIASGAVSEQVALKAIAGELDMQVRDIALQDVPLILESAEAGGYHVIMWDRGDFAWPWLMLMYDLADDGLEDLMYTQAFRQALSVSINRDRINEVTALGLATPRQAAMNPQAEEFQSPEGQEIYEEWANQYIEYDPEQAMSLLDSIGVVDTDGDGFRERPDGTTLELTIDEFQDDTKVNQSLELIQLDWEAVGIRTHIGQMSWEEYGNANEAGEVEIFAWPSAAGWGLLSAPSVWAPVEGVEWGMGGMNIGQYYQTGGDEGVAPREGSMLERLQEAYSVAVSATTPEERNAALLDAYRIHVEEGPITIGTIGQHPSPVIVKNNFHNVPEIGLVGSWDLGYPGTADPEQFYIDQDE from the coding sequence ATGTTGAAACGCTTTTTAACTGTACTTGCTCTTTGCATAGTCGTTGGCGGCGCAGTCGTCGCCCAGGATATGACTTATAACGAAGCGCCCTCACTGGCGGAAAAAGTCGCCGCTGGGGAACTCCCGCCCGTTGCTGAACGCCTCCCGGAAAGCCCGATTGTCATCGAACCCGTTGAACAAACAGGTGAATATGGTGGCACGTGGCACATGCTGGATGAGAATAACAACCTCGGCTTCACGCTGATGACCACAGGCGTCGAAGGGTTCCTGAAATGGAATCGTGACGCATCTGGCTTCCGTCCTAACGTGTTGGAATCTTACGAATGGAACGATGACGCCACCGTCCTGACAGCTCACTTCCGCCAGGGCATCAAGTGGTCCGATGGCGAGCCGCTGACAGCCAATGATTACCTGTTCTGGTGGAACGACCTCGTCCTCAATGAAAATATCCCCGTTGATCCGGCAGGTGGTACTGTCGTCAATGGCGAGATGATGACGCTGGAAAAAGTTGATGATTATACGCTGACGTTTACGTTCGCCGCTCCGAACCCGCTGTTCCTTGAAGGTCACTCACGCGGCCCGTGGAACTCAGCGCAGTCGATTGTCCCTGCTCATTACATGAAGCAGTTCCACCCGGATTACAATGCGGATGTGACGGACACCACCGAGTTGATGAACCGTTACAACACGGATACACGCCTGCACTACCCTGACATGCCGACCATCGGCCCATGGATGGTGACAAGCTACGTTGCTGACCAGGTCGCAACCCTGACCCGCAACCCGTACTACTGGAAGGTCGATACTGAAGGCAACCAACTGCCCTATATCGAGAACATTCAGGTCGAAATTGCATCAGGCGCTGTTTCAGAACAGGTTGCTTTGAAGGCTATCGCCGGTGAACTGGACATGCAGGTCCGTGATATTGCCCTGCAAGACGTTCCGCTGATCCTCGAAAGTGCTGAAGCTGGTGGTTACCACGTGATCATGTGGGATCGTGGCGACTTCGCATGGCCGTGGCTGATGCTGATGTACGATCTGGCTGATGATGGCCTGGAAGACCTGATGTATACACAGGCATTCCGTCAGGCACTTTCCGTCTCGATCAACCGTGACCGCATCAACGAAGTGACCGCGCTGGGCCTTGCGACACCGCGTCAGGCTGCGATGAACCCGCAAGCTGAAGAATTCCAAAGCCCAGAAGGCCAGGAAATCTACGAAGAGTGGGCCAACCAGTACATCGAATATGACCCTGAACAAGCGATGAGCTTGCTCGATTCAATCGGTGTTGTCGATACCGATGGCGACGGCTTCCGCGAACGCCCGGACGGCACAACGCTGGAACTCACCATTGATGAATTCCAGGATGACACCAAGGTGAACCAGAGCCTTGAACTGATCCAACTGGACTGGGAAGCTGTTGGCATCAGGACCCACATCGGCCAGATGTCCTGGGAAGAATACGGTAACGCAAATGAAGCTGGCGAAGTCGAAATCTTCGCATGGCCGAGCGCTGCTGGTTGGGGCCTGCTGTCCGCACCTTCCGTATGGGCACCTGTCGAAGGCGTCGAATGGGGTATGGGTGGTATGAACATCGGCCAGTACTACCAGACGGGTGGTGACGAAGGTGTTGCACCGCGCGAAGGCTCCATGCTGGAAAGACTGCAAGAAGCTTATTCCGTCGCTGTCTCCGCGACCACGCCGGAAGAACGTAATGCTGCACTGCTCGATGCTTACCGCATCCATGTTGAAGAAGGCCCGATCACGATTGGTACAATTGGGCAGCATCCAAGCCCGGTCATCGTGAAGAACAACTTCCACAACGTGCCGGAAATTGGCCTCGTAGGCTCCTGGGATCTGGGTTATCCAGGTACCGCAGATCCTGAGCAGTTCTACATTGATCAAGACGAGTAA